The following coding sequences are from one Clostridioides difficile ATCC 9689 = DSM 1296 window:
- a CDS encoding MerR family transcriptional regulator, translating into MIKKLYKTSEFAELCGVKKHTLYHYDEIELLKPSITHENGYRYYTIDQFEKFNIISVLKKAGTPLEEIKQYLNDLDTNTFLNVLHRKLMDLQEEVKKIEKMCSMLRNVISTMEIHLNVNTEKIEIVNCEEEYLIATKIPEAVLTDEKTMLQGIGNHLQYCLLHDYNFHVGEIVLEKNIKQGIFRESYYYSLIKNKVDDERLFIKPKGNYAVMYHQGSYDSLYKTYQNMKNQLEEQGYHIVGNIYEEDLIDYLSEHNAENYIQKISMQVI; encoded by the coding sequence ATGATTAAAAAATTATATAAGACAAGTGAATTTGCAGAATTGTGTGGGGTAAAAAAACATACACTTTACCATTATGATGAAATTGAATTATTAAAACCGAGTATTACCCATGAAAATGGCTATCGGTATTATACAATTGACCAATTTGAAAAATTTAATATTATTTCTGTGCTAAAAAAAGCAGGTACACCTTTAGAAGAAATAAAACAATATCTCAATGATTTAGATACGAATACCTTTCTTAATGTACTTCACAGAAAGCTAATGGATCTTCAAGAAGAAGTGAAGAAGATTGAAAAAATGTGTTCTATGTTGAGAAATGTCATTTCAACAATGGAAATACATCTCAATGTAAACACAGAAAAAATCGAAATTGTAAATTGTGAGGAAGAATATCTGATTGCAACTAAAATTCCTGAAGCTGTACTAACAGATGAAAAAACAATGTTACAAGGTATTGGAAATCACTTACAATATTGTTTATTACATGATTATAATTTTCATGTAGGAGAAATTGTTCTTGAAAAAAATATAAAACAGGGAATTTTTAGAGAGAGCTATTATTATAGCCTTATTAAAAATAAAGTAGATGATGAGCGCCTTTTTATTAAACCAAAGGGAAATTATGCAGTTATGTATCACCAGGGGAGTTATGACAGTTTATATAAAACTTATCAAAATATGAAAAATCAGTTAGAAGAACAAGGGTATCATATTGTTGGAAATATTTATGAAGAAGATTTAATTGATTATTTATCAGAACATAACGCCGAAAACTACATTCAAAAAATTTCTATGCAGGTTATTTGA
- a CDS encoding helix-turn-helix domain-containing protein: MEIDYKAIGQRIKIARIKKGITQESVANIINMTPSHMSNVETGKTKVSLPTLIAIANALSVSVDTLLCDNVLSSKVIFEKEAKDIFSDCDEYEIRSLVELLKSAKTVIRKDREIRKQFEK, encoded by the coding sequence ATGGAAATTGATTATAAAGCAATCGGACAGCGAATTAAAATTGCAAGAATTAAAAAAGGTATAACACAAGAATCCGTTGCAAACATTATCAACATGACACCATCCCATATGAGCAACGTGGAAACAGGAAAAACGAAAGTCAGCCTGCCAACCTTGATTGCGATTGCCAATGCACTTTCTGTATCAGTCGATACTCTCTTATGTGATAATGTACTTTCTTCCAAAGTAATTTTTGAAAAGGAAGCCAAAGATATTTTCTCAGATTGTGATGAATATGAAATCCGTTCTTTAGTTGAACTGCTAAAATCAGCAAAAACTGTAATCCGTAAAGACAGAGAAATCCGCAAACAATTTGAAAAATAA
- a CDS encoding TetR/AcrR family transcriptional regulator → MRVSREIVIQATSDIVNKDGLNKVSLKVIAEKLGIRTPSLYNHIESLDDLLLEVAHKGMREMNSQMIKAAIGNFGDTAIKCISIAYFNFIISNPGVYETIQWATWHGNNETLEIFDEYKSLLEKLILSCNLNTKNTGEVLNLIMSVLHGYSTLQLGKSLLSKEEAIKGLVDSIDTVLLGIHKKYD, encoded by the coding sequence ATGCGTGTTAGTAGAGAAATAGTTATACAAGCTACATCAGATATAGTTAATAAAGATGGGCTTAACAAAGTTTCTTTAAAAGTTATTGCAGAAAAGCTAGGAATACGTACACCATCTTTGTACAATCATATAGAAAGTCTAGATGATTTATTACTTGAAGTAGCTCATAAAGGAATGAGAGAGATGAATAGTCAAATGATAAAGGCGGCTATTGGAAATTTTGGAGATACAGCTATAAAGTGTATAAGTATAGCATACTTTAATTTTATAATTTCTAATCCTGGTGTTTATGAAACAATTCAGTGGGCTACTTGGCATGGAAATAATGAAACATTAGAAATCTTTGATGAATATAAATCCTTATTAGAAAAACTTATTCTTTCTTGTAATCTAAATACAAAGAATACAGGTGAAGTATTAAACTTAATAATGAGTGTACTTCATGGTTATTCGACTTTGCAACTTGGGAAATCACTTTTGAGTAAAGAAGAAGCTATAAAAGGTTTAGTCGATTCTATTGATACTGTGTTATTAGGTATTCATAAAAAATATGATTAA
- a CDS encoding alpha/beta hydrolase — MEKKYFEIHGVPSILWGNPSSKLYIYIHGQCGNKEEAEAFANIAVPHECQVLSVDLPEHGERKREKNSFNPWHVVPELISIMEYAKCHWNQISLYANSIGAWFSMLSFEKENLRECIFVSPILDMQQLISNMMLWANVSEEQLKHELIIPTSFGHTLSWEYLQYVKQHPITQWNVPAKILYGKHDELTEIGVVEKFVEKFNCNLTIIENGKHWFNTPQELNSLYEWLNTLVK, encoded by the coding sequence ATGGAAAAAAAATATTTCGAAATTCATGGAGTTCCTTCAATCCTTTGGGGAAATCCTTCAAGTAAATTATATATTTACATACATGGACAATGTGGCAATAAAGAGGAGGCTGAAGCTTTTGCTAATATTGCAGTTCCACATGAGTGTCAAGTTTTAAGTGTTGATTTGCCTGAACATGGAGAACGTAAAAGAGAAAAAAATTCATTTAACCCATGGCATGTTGTTCCAGAATTAATATCTATTATGGAATATGCAAAGTGCCACTGGAATCAAATTTCGTTATATGCAAATAGCATTGGAGCATGGTTTAGTATGTTAAGCTTTGAAAAAGAGAACTTAAGAGAGTGTATTTTTGTATCTCCAATTCTAGATATGCAACAGCTCATTTCAAATATGATGCTTTGGGCAAATGTATCAGAAGAACAGCTTAAACATGAACTAATTATCCCAACTTCATTTGGGCATACTCTTTCATGGGAATATCTACAATATGTAAAACAACATCCTATCACTCAATGGAATGTACCAGCAAAAATATTATATGGTAAACATGATGAACTTACTGAAATCGGTGTTGTAGAGAAATTTGTAGAAAAGTTTAATTGCAACCTTACTATTATAGAAAATGGCAAACATTGGTTTAACACACCACAAGAATTAAATTCATTATATGAATGGTTAAATACTTTAGTTAAATAA
- a CDS encoding DUF2975 domain-containing protein, producing MITKFFSNILSVFLYFLLSLLGVAGIIFLCMIPMFLYDFSSDKVIALIARILYFFDYFIVILFLIFIINSTKYSPFVLENVKRFKVMGCCLLINTIIECINGYNLNTNNIRIFGTDSGGISPLMVISFIFALMCFVIAETFDKAIKIKEDNDLTI from the coding sequence ATGATTACAAAATTTTTTAGTAATATATTATCAGTATTTCTATATTTTCTATTATCACTTTTAGGAGTTGCTGGTATAATATTCTTATGTATGATACCTATGTTTTTATATGATTTTAGTTCTGACAAAGTAATCGCTTTAATTGCAAGAATACTATATTTTTTTGACTACTTTATAGTCATCTTATTCTTGATATTTATAATTAATAGTACTAAGTATTCCCCATTCGTACTTGAAAATGTAAAAAGGTTTAAGGTAATGGGATGTTGTTTATTGATAAACACTATAATTGAATGTATAAATGGTTATAATTTAAATACTAATAATATAAGAATTTTTGGAACTGATAGTGGCGGTATCTCACCACTTATGGTTATCTCTTTTATATTTGCACTAATGTGCTTTGTAATTGCAGAAACATTTGATAAAGCTATAAAAATAAAAGAAGATAATGATTTAACAATATAG
- a CDS encoding helix-turn-helix domain-containing protein encodes MAIVVNLDVMMAKRKISLKDLAEKIDITNANLSILKTGKAKAIRFTTLNEICKALDCQPGDILEYVEDEND; translated from the coding sequence ATGGCAATAGTAGTTAACCTAGATGTAATGATGGCAAAAAGGAAAATATCACTTAAAGATTTGGCAGAAAAAATAGATATTACAAATGCAAATTTATCAATTTTAAAAACTGGAAAAGCAAAAGCTATTAGATTTACCACTCTAAACGAAATTTGCAAAGCTTTAGACTGTCAGCCAGGTGATATACTTGAATATGTAGAAGATGAAAATGATTAA
- a CDS encoding response regulator transcription factor yields the protein MQIDVLIIDGDKNSSQELKNFLEGKGINVYLAYNCKDAIIKIFSKKFDLIFLEIILVDGDGWDFCKKIRNITTCPIIHITYINENQSILNALNSGGDDYLIKPLNLEILYAKVKAILRRRDLFLNNNKNNIKLEDYNRASGVIKLENKMIKLTPTENRLLNYFIENAEKTLTIKEIYEHVWMNEYLDDNYSVVVAVSGLRKKIEKDYKNPQKIITIREVGYYFNKI from the coding sequence ATGCAAATTGATGTATTGATAATTGATGGAGATAAGAATAGTTCTCAAGAGCTGAAAAATTTTTTAGAAGGAAAGGGGATAAATGTCTATTTAGCATATAATTGTAAAGATGCTATTATAAAAATATTTAGCAAGAAATTTGACTTAATATTTTTAGAGATAATTTTAGTTGATGGTGATGGTTGGGATTTTTGTAAAAAAATTAGAAATATAACTACTTGCCCAATTATTCATATAACTTATATAAATGAAAATCAAAGTATTTTAAATGCTTTAAATTCTGGAGGAGATGATTATTTAATAAAGCCTTTAAATTTAGAAATATTATATGCGAAAGTGAAAGCTATTTTAAGAAGAAGAGATTTATTTTTAAATAATAATAAAAATAATATAAAACTAGAAGATTATAATAGAGCTAGTGGAGTAATAAAGTTAGAAAATAAAATGATAAAGTTAACTCCAACAGAAAATAGATTATTAAATTACTTTATAGAGAATGCTGAAAAGACTCTAACTATTAAGGAGATATATGAACATGTATGGATGAATGAGTATTTAGATGATAATTATAGTGTAGTGGTTGCTGTGAGTGGATTAAGAAAGAAAATAGAGAAAGATTATAAAAATCCTCAAAAAATTATAACGATAAGAGAAGTAGGGTATTACTTTAACAAGATATAA
- a CDS encoding MurR/RpiR family transcriptional regulator, with protein MEETNEMKDSKHLISNIQSQYTRLSKGQKLIAQYILNNYDKVAFMTACKLGETVGVSESTVVRFANALGYSGYPKLQAALQELIKNKLTTVQRVEMAHDYSDDFAILNKVLKSDIDNIRSTLEEIDERAFKEASNKLLRARKIYILGMRSSFVVAQYLGFYLDIILDNVHIIRMDMGDAFEQIVRINEEDVIVAISFPRYSKKSYQIVNYAKEKGAHVISLTDSLFAPVASLADNTLLVKSNMASFVDSLVPALSISNALAISVGMKEKEDIKQHFDDLEQIWKRYSVYE; from the coding sequence ATGGAAGAAACAAATGAAATGAAGGACAGTAAACATTTGATATCAAATATACAATCTCAATATACGAGATTGAGTAAGGGTCAAAAACTTATAGCACAATACATTTTAAATAATTATGATAAAGTTGCATTTATGACTGCATGTAAATTGGGTGAAACTGTAGGAGTAAGTGAGTCTACAGTTGTAAGATTTGCAAATGCATTAGGTTATAGTGGATATCCTAAATTACAAGCTGCACTTCAAGAACTCATAAAAAATAAACTAACTACAGTACAAAGAGTTGAAATGGCACATGATTATTCCGATGATTTTGCAATACTAAACAAAGTTTTAAAAAGTGATATAGATAATATAAGGTCTACACTAGAAGAAATTGACGAGAGAGCGTTTAAAGAAGCTTCTAACAAACTTTTAAGAGCGAGAAAAATATATATACTTGGAATGAGGAGTTCTTTTGTAGTAGCTCAATATTTAGGTTTTTACTTAGATATAATACTTGACAATGTTCATATAATTAGAATGGATATGGGAGATGCTTTTGAGCAGATTGTAAGAATAAATGAAGAAGATGTAATAGTTGCTATTAGTTTCCCTCGTTATTCTAAGAAATCTTATCAAATTGTCAATTATGCTAAGGAAAAAGGAGCCCATGTAATATCATTAACAGATAGCTTATTTGCGCCAGTAGCATCACTTGCAGATAACACTCTTCTAGTTAAGAGTAATATGGCTTCATTTGTAGATTCTCTAGTTCCAGCTCTTAGTATTTCAAATGCCCTTGCTATATCTGTTGGGATGAAGGAAAAAGAAGATATTAAACAGCATTTTGATGATTTAGAGCAAATTTGGAAAAGATATTCTGTGTATGAGTAA
- a CDS encoding tRNA (mnm(5)s(2)U34)-methyltransferase has protein sequence MAYAKYLTKITDINKFYLENIINEGDIVIDATMGNGYDTRYLAEKVGEKGFVYAFDIQEEAIKSTRKKLEKEGYTDRVKLIFDGHEKMNQYIKEEVSCVLFNLGYLPRAKHSIITKPDTTLKAIKLSLEMLKENGVISIAIYTGHDGGQEEKDCIYNLVNNLNQDEFNVLESKFLNQVNNPPQLILIEKKKA, from the coding sequence ATGGCATATGCAAAGTATTTAACTAAAATTACAGATATAAATAAATTTTATTTAGAAAATATTATAAATGAAGGTGACATAGTAATTGATGCTACTATGGGAAATGGGTATGATACAAGGTATCTAGCTGAGAAGGTTGGAGAAAAGGGCTTTGTATATGCTTTTGATATACAAGAAGAAGCAATAAAGTCTACAAGAAAGAAACTAGAGAAAGAAGGATATACAGATAGAGTAAAATTGATATTTGATGGGCATGAAAAAATGAATCAATATATAAAAGAAGAAGTTTCATGTGTTTTATTTAATTTGGGTTATCTTCCAAGAGCGAAACATTCAATTATAACCAAACCAGATACAACTTTAAAGGCTATAAAGTTAAGTTTAGAAATGCTAAAAGAAAATGGAGTAATAAGCATTGCCATATATACAGGGCATGATGGAGGTCAAGAAGAAAAAGATTGCATATATAACCTTGTCAATAATTTAAATCAAGATGAATTTAATGTTTTAGAATCTAAGTTTTTAAATCAAGTCAATAACCCACCACAATTGATTTTAATTGAAAAGAAAAAAGCATAA
- a CDS encoding pseudouridine synthase, with the protein MRINKYIASCGIASRRKAEEIILGGRIKVNGSVVKELSFNIDEEKDIVEFDNKKVKPSENYIYIVLNKPEGYITTVKDQFNRPSVIDILKDVRERVYPIGRLDYETSGLLILTNDGDLTYKLTHPKHEIDKTYVASVKGIISDDEIRQFETGLKIEDYTTAPAKIRVTKENKEKNYSVCEITIHEGRNRQVRKMCKAINHPVLNLRRISVGKIVLKDTKVGEYRYLTEDEIKYLKSIK; encoded by the coding sequence ATGAGAATTAATAAGTATATAGCTTCTTGTGGAATAGCATCAAGAAGAAAAGCAGAAGAAATAATTCTTGGAGGAAGAATAAAGGTAAATGGAAGTGTAGTAAAAGAGTTATCTTTTAATATTGATGAAGAAAAAGACATAGTAGAATTTGATAATAAAAAAGTAAAACCAAGTGAAAATTATATATATATAGTATTAAATAAACCAGAGGGATATATAACTACAGTAAAAGACCAATTCAATAGACCCAGTGTAATAGACATACTTAAAGATGTAAGGGAAAGAGTATATCCAATAGGGAGATTAGATTATGAAACTAGTGGTTTATTAATACTTACTAATGATGGCGATTTAACATATAAGCTTACCCATCCAAAACATGAAATTGATAAAACGTATGTGGCAAGTGTGAAGGGAATTATAAGTGATGATGAGATAAGACAATTCGAAACAGGACTAAAAATAGAAGATTACACAACGGCACCTGCCAAAATAAGGGTAACTAAAGAAAATAAAGAAAAAAATTATTCAGTGTGTGAAATAACTATACATGAGGGTAGAAATAGACAAGTAAGAAAAATGTGCAAAGCTATAAATCATCCAGTTTTAAATTTAAGAAGGATTTCTGTGGGGAAAATAGTATTAAAAGACACCAAAGTTGGAGAATATAGATACCTAACAGAAGATGAAATAAAATATTTAAAATCAATAAAATAA
- a CDS encoding AI-2E family transporter → MIIISKENIKYYLIVVFIGILFFKFINTPSDFISSIEGFLKFFSPFLLAILLALLLNPLVMLFEVKFKAHRLLAIFLSYIFIGFILAFAIRLLIPSIANTLNRLINEMPMYTDYIDSFIEKNMSNIDFLKTLIPHIQHSLDNLLKEASNFVGKIPKNFLIYTLSISSMLFNMTMGFILSIYIIYDKEKIALGFKRFLYSSTARNKADNIIEFFRTTHDIFYDYLLGRILDSLIIGIIAFLGFQFVIRIENALFLASIIFLGNIIPYFGPFIGAIPPIAMTILYSPQKTIWVIAFLFILQQLDGNFIEPKVMGNQVGIGAIWVISAILVGQSLFGFIGVFLSVPIAAVVKTYVDKYIDNRLQ, encoded by the coding sequence GTGATTATTATTTCAAAGGAAAATATAAAATATTATTTAATAGTCGTGTTTATTGGAATTTTATTTTTTAAATTTATTAATACTCCATCAGACTTTATATCTAGTATTGAAGGATTCTTAAAGTTTTTTAGCCCATTTTTATTAGCTATTTTACTTGCTTTACTTTTAAATCCACTTGTGATGCTTTTTGAGGTAAAATTCAAAGCACATAGACTTTTAGCCATTTTTTTATCTTATATATTTATAGGTTTTATTTTAGCCTTTGCCATTAGGTTATTAATTCCATCAATAGCTAATACATTAAATAGATTAATAAATGAAATGCCTATGTATACTGATTATATAGATAGTTTTATAGAAAAAAATATGTCAAACATAGATTTTCTAAAAACTTTAATTCCTCATATACAACATAGTTTGGATAATTTATTAAAAGAAGCAAGTAATTTTGTTGGTAAAATTCCTAAAAACTTCTTAATCTATACACTTAGTATATCTTCTATGCTATTTAATATGACAATGGGATTTATACTATCCATATACATTATATATGACAAAGAAAAAATTGCATTGGGATTTAAGAGATTTCTATATTCTTCTACTGCTAGAAACAAGGCAGATAACATTATAGAATTTTTTAGGACTACTCATGATATTTTCTATGATTATTTACTTGGTAGAATATTAGACTCTCTTATTATTGGTATAATTGCATTTTTAGGATTTCAATTTGTTATCAGAATAGAAAATGCTTTATTTTTAGCTTCAATAATATTCTTAGGTAATATAATTCCCTATTTTGGTCCTTTTATTGGTGCAATCCCTCCAATAGCCATGACTATATTATATAGTCCACAAAAAACTATATGGGTCATTGCATTTCTATTTATATTGCAACAATTAGATGGAAATTTTATAGAACCAAAAGTTATGGGTAATCAAGTTGGTATAGGAGCTATATGGGTAATATCTGCTATTTTGGTGGGACAATCTCTATTTGGTTTCATAGGAGTTTTTCTTTCAGTACCAATAGCTGCTGTTGTAAAAACTTATGTTGATAAATATATAGATAATCGTTTACAATAG
- a CDS encoding lipoprotein, which translates to MRGRVILLISILSIFLVGCSFNKKDEINLVEQGKTYLEKHNYKKAMESLSSALEEDSTNENARAMYMQAMRMSNMTEFEELKNYEGAIKELKLIEKIKNGSSVIKEEATKKKEELTKLEKEQNEAEEQRKKKAKDTAGEDRYRVESDARKSSYSGSSKNNKSSSKNNDKKSDSNKSDNNNSSSQNQEKPNNSNPTPAPTPQDTTGGSDSGGNSQNSNNQ; encoded by the coding sequence ATGAGAGGAAGAGTAATTTTATTAATATCGATATTATCTATATTTCTTGTAGGATGTTCATTTAATAAAAAAGATGAAATAAATTTAGTAGAGCAAGGAAAAACATATTTAGAAAAACATAACTATAAAAAAGCTATGGAATCATTATCCTCTGCACTGGAAGAAGATAGTACTAATGAGAATGCAAGAGCTATGTATATGCAAGCTATGAGAATGTCAAATATGACGGAGTTTGAAGAATTAAAAAATTATGAGGGTGCAATCAAGGAACTTAAACTTATAGAGAAAATCAAAAATGGTTCCTCTGTTATTAAAGAAGAGGCAACTAAAAAGAAAGAAGAGTTAACTAAATTAGAAAAAGAACAAAACGAAGCAGAGGAACAAAGAAAGAAAAAGGCAAAAGATACGGCTGGAGAAGATAGGTATAGAGTTGAATCAGATGCAAGGAAATCTTCTTATAGTGGAAGTAGTAAAAATAATAAATCTAGTTCTAAAAACAATGATAAAAAATCAGATAGTAATAAGTCTGACAATAATAACAGTTCTTCTCAAAATCAAGAAAAGCCAAATAATAGTAATCCAACACCAGCACCAACTCCACAAGATACTACTGGTGGTTCAGATAGTGGTGGAAATTCTCAAAACTCAAATAATCAATAA
- the lysA gene encoding diaminopimelate decarboxylase, with product MKLHGTMTVNNDELYIGGVSCLELSKKYQTPLYVFDEALVRQNCREYIEYFKAREGKNKVAYAGKAFLPLYMCNLINEEQMCLDVVSGGELYTAYKSNFPMEKVFFHGNNKTKEEINMGLDLGVGKFVVDNFYELDLLEALCEDKGKTQEIYFRITPGIEAHTHDYIKTGQIDSKFGFALVNGDLFRAIEKLSEYKNIKLVGLHAHIGSQIFDVEPYIDTVDIMMNLVKEIKEKFNIQLTEIDLGGGVGVYYSEGDKPKTIKEFCETIITKAETSCKELGIEVPTLVIEPGRSIVANAGSTLYTVGSIKDIKDVRVYVSVDGGMTDNVRPSLYQASYECSIVNKINHEAMNHVTIAGKCCESGDILIGDINIMDIKSGDILITTSTGAYGYSMSSNYNKIPRAAVVSVFDGNDKIICKRQSYEDLLALEI from the coding sequence ATGAAACTTCATGGAACTATGACTGTAAATAATGATGAATTATATATTGGAGGAGTGAGTTGTTTAGAACTTAGTAAAAAATATCAAACTCCACTTTATGTATTTGATGAAGCTTTAGTTAGACAAAATTGTAGAGAATATATAGAATATTTTAAGGCTAGAGAGGGAAAAAATAAGGTTGCTTATGCAGGGAAAGCTTTTTTACCTCTTTACATGTGTAATCTTATAAATGAAGAACAAATGTGTTTAGATGTAGTTTCAGGAGGCGAGTTATATACAGCTTATAAATCAAATTTTCCTATGGAAAAAGTTTTCTTTCATGGAAACAATAAGACTAAAGAAGAAATAAACATGGGATTAGATTTAGGTGTAGGTAAATTTGTGGTGGATAATTTTTATGAATTAGATTTGCTTGAAGCATTATGTGAAGATAAAGGTAAAACTCAAGAGATATACTTTAGAATAACTCCTGGTATAGAAGCTCATACACATGATTATATAAAAACTGGACAGATAGATTCTAAATTTGGATTTGCTTTAGTAAATGGAGATTTATTTAGAGCAATAGAAAAATTAAGTGAATATAAAAATATTAAACTTGTGGGTCTTCACGCTCATATAGGTTCACAAATATTTGATGTAGAACCATACATAGATACAGTGGATATAATGATGAACTTGGTAAAAGAAATAAAAGAAAAATTCAACATACAACTAACAGAAATTGACCTAGGTGGAGGAGTTGGCGTTTATTATAGCGAAGGAGATAAACCTAAAACTATAAAAGAGTTTTGTGAAACTATAATCACTAAAGCAGAAACTTCATGTAAAGAGCTTGGAATAGAAGTACCTACATTGGTAATAGAACCAGGAAGATCAATAGTTGCAAATGCAGGAAGTACATTGTATACAGTAGGTTCTATAAAAGATATAAAAGATGTTAGGGTTTATGTAAGTGTAGATGGAGGTATGACAGATAATGTAAGACCTTCGTTGTACCAAGCTAGTTATGAGTGTAGTATTGTGAATAAAATTAATCATGAGGCTATGAATCATGTAACAATAGCTGGAAAATGTTGTGAGAGTGGAGATATATTAATTGGAGATATAAACATAATGGATATTAAAAGTGGAGATATACTTATAACAACATCAACTGGTGCATATGGATATTCAATGTCTTCAAATTATAATAAAATACCAAGAGCAGCAGTAGTATCAGTATTTGATGGAAATGATAAGATAATTTGTAAGAGACAAAGCTATGAGGACTTATTAGCTTTAGAGATATAA
- a CDS encoding aspartate kinase, with protein MSIIVQKYGGSSVADTEKIKSIAENIIERRKENPQMVIVVSAMGKSTDEYITLAKELSNEPSKRELDALMSTGEMISASLLSIALNALGCKAISYNAYQLNIKTSGLHGKSQIDDINVNRIKNSLDEGNVVIVTGFQGINEDGDVTTLGRGGSDTSAVALAVKLNGKCEIYTDVDGIYFTDPRKYSKASKLDEIEYEEMLELASLGAQVMHSRSIELAQKYGVEIYVGRTCGTEKGTYIRGGKDMKLEDKVITGLATSDDDSSITIKDFKAENISSLFEDIATIGISVDMISQTAPILDKISVSFTVPKEELGECKKIVSKYTDEEHVVIDNNITKFSLVGLGMKNTSGVAAKVFKIFNENGIMIKLITTSEIRITCAINSDDKQVAIEKIAEVFNI; from the coding sequence ATGAGTATAATTGTTCAAAAATATGGTGGAAGTTCAGTAGCAGATACTGAAAAAATAAAATCAATAGCAGAAAATATAATAGAACGAAGAAAAGAAAATCCACAAATGGTAATAGTTGTGTCTGCCATGGGAAAATCCACTGATGAATATATAACTTTAGCAAAGGAATTGAGTAATGAACCTAGTAAGAGGGAATTAGATGCTTTAATGTCTACTGGTGAAATGATTTCAGCATCTTTATTATCAATAGCATTAAATGCACTTGGATGTAAAGCTATAAGTTATAATGCTTATCAGTTAAATATAAAAACGAGTGGTCTTCATGGAAAGTCTCAAATTGATGATATAAACGTAAACAGAATTAAAAATAGTTTAGATGAAGGAAATGTCGTGATAGTAACTGGATTTCAGGGAATCAACGAAGATGGTGATGTAACCACTCTTGGAAGAGGTGGTTCAGATACATCTGCTGTAGCTCTTGCGGTTAAATTAAATGGAAAATGTGAGATATATACAGATGTTGATGGAATTTATTTTACAGACCCAAGAAAATATTCAAAGGCTAGTAAACTTGATGAGATTGAATATGAAGAAATGCTTGAGTTAGCGAGTTTAGGAGCACAAGTAATGCATTCAAGAAGTATAGAGCTTGCACAAAAATATGGTGTTGAAATCTATGTCGGACGTACATGTGGTACAGAAAAAGGAACATATATAAGAGGGGGAAAAGACATGAAATTAGAGGATAAAGTAATAACAGGATTAGCTACTAGTGATGATGACAGTTCTATAACAATAAAAGATTTTAAAGCTGAAAATATATCTAGCTTATTTGAAGATATAGCAACTATAGGTATAAGTGTAGATATGATAAGCCAAACTGCACCTATTTTAGATAAGATAAGTGTATCATTTACAGTTCCAAAAGAAGAGTTGGGAGAATGTAAAAAGATAGTATCTAAATATACAGATGAAGAACATGTAGTGATTGATAATAATATCACTAAATTTTCTTTAGTAGGTCTTGGTATGAAAAATACTTCTGGAGTTGCTGCTAAAGTATTTAAGATATTCAATGAAAATGGTATAATGATAAAACTTATAACTACATCAGAGATTCGTATAACTTGTGCTATAAATTCTGATGATAAGCAAGTAGCTATAGAAAAAATAGCAGAAGTATTTAATATATAA